A portion of the Bifidobacterium lemurum genome contains these proteins:
- a CDS encoding tRNA (guanine(37)-N(1))-methyltransferase, which produces MKIDIVSVFPEYFEVLNLSLLGKAQAKGLVEVTAHNLRDWTYDVHHSVDDTPVGGGAGMVMKPEVWAECLDELLGFDPQSQGESENSGDRSGPIERTDQADQTGPTNPLNQDGPANQANHADPTNQGGPINQTDQLNESGQTNQTDLTSPANQTGTIEQDGQTERTGQGDASRPVLILPNPSAPLFTQRDATELSHAGHLLFGCGRYEGYDARIPAYYRGRGVDVREYSIGDYVLNGGEVAVSVMLEAITRLLPGFMGNPQSIVTESYTGQDALLEHRQYTKPAVWRSMAVPDVLLSGDHAKVDRFRRDEALARTSEIRPDLIEALDCSALSKADRKTLMALGWEVSGERPRRLA; this is translated from the coding sequence ATGAAGATCGATATCGTGAGCGTGTTCCCCGAATACTTCGAGGTGCTGAACCTGAGCCTGCTGGGCAAGGCGCAGGCCAAAGGGCTGGTGGAGGTCACGGCGCACAACCTGCGCGACTGGACCTATGACGTGCATCATTCCGTGGACGACACCCCGGTCGGCGGCGGCGCCGGCATGGTGATGAAGCCCGAGGTGTGGGCCGAATGCCTGGACGAACTGCTGGGGTTTGACCCGCAATCGCAGGGCGAGTCGGAGAATTCGGGCGACAGGTCCGGCCCTATTGAGCGGACCGACCAGGCTGACCAAACCGGCCCAACCAACCCGCTCAATCAGGATGGTCCGGCCAATCAGGCCAATCATGCCGACCCAACCAACCAAGGCGGGCCAATTAACCAGACTGATCAGCTCAATGAGAGTGGTCAAACCAATCAGACCGACCTGACCTCACCCGCCAACCAGACCGGCACAATCGAACAAGATGGTCAGACCGAACGGACCGGCCAAGGCGACGCGAGCCGCCCGGTGCTGATTCTGCCGAATCCCTCCGCGCCCCTGTTCACCCAACGCGACGCGACCGAGCTGAGCCATGCGGGGCATCTGCTGTTCGGCTGCGGACGATACGAGGGCTATGACGCGCGCATCCCCGCCTATTATCGCGGGCGGGGCGTGGATGTGCGCGAGTATTCGATTGGCGACTATGTGCTCAACGGCGGCGAAGTGGCGGTGTCGGTGATGCTGGAGGCGATCACCCGCCTGCTGCCCGGATTCATGGGCAATCCCCAATCCATCGTGACGGAGTCGTACACCGGTCAGGACGCGTTGTTGGAGCATCGGCAGTACACCAAGCCGGCGGTGTGGCGCAGCATGGCGGTTCCTGACGTGTTGCTGTCGGGCGACCACGCCAAAGTCGACCGGTTCCGCCGCGACGAGGCGCTGGCGCGTACCAGCGAAATCCGCCCGGATCTGATTGAGGCGTTGGATTGCTCGGCGTTGAGCAAGGCCGACCGCAAAACGTTGATGGCGCTCGGCTGGGAGGTCTCCGGCGAGCGTCCGCGTCGCTTGGCATAG
- a CDS encoding peptidase U32 family protein, with the protein MHMRRKPEVLAPAGNLRGLKTAVDYGADAVYCGGKAFGMRSAPKNLSLADFEEGARYAHERGSRVYVTCNVLPRNDEVEALRAYLGQLKDTGVDALIVSDIGVLMMARQIAPNLELHVSTQAGVTNYQAANALYELGARRVVLAREMDLQAVRDIRARIPDDMDVECFVHGAMCMAFSGRCLFSNYLTGRDGNHGECAQPCRWKYSIVEEKRPGQYYPIEQTEEGAYLFNSQDMNMLAHIDALIDSGATSLKIEGRSKSAYYIAAMTNAYKTAVNEYMRQRGFEDADGAVLKPFHDRVIRPDAPMPDWLVDEGVDERGFAAMLAEPDAIMAQSDAAFAGVPDAAARCDGDGAGSCSCSVDSAGSASSADSVGTADSARTADSAGSVDSAGTADSVGPVGTIGIAGPADSAARSTRRKANAASADAREIAGLSEASDGWRHALAAPAPPVVLPDWLLEEPDKVAHRDYSTGFYYPDQKVTQNTDRSAYFRAWLVVGEVLSWSASEGGRVTIMSRNKIEPGQLVEFVLPGAPPLAYTVPESGLRDENGDPVPAVNNPAHVFSLPCPHEVPVNAAIRSRTKKPTLKAA; encoded by the coding sequence ATGCATATGAGACGCAAGCCCGAAGTGCTCGCCCCCGCGGGCAATCTCAGAGGATTGAAAACCGCGGTGGACTACGGCGCGGACGCCGTCTACTGCGGCGGCAAGGCCTTCGGCATGCGGTCCGCCCCGAAGAACCTCAGCCTCGCGGATTTCGAGGAGGGCGCGCGCTATGCCCACGAACGCGGCTCTCGCGTGTACGTGACCTGCAACGTGCTGCCGCGCAACGACGAGGTCGAGGCCTTGCGCGCCTATCTCGGCCAGCTCAAGGACACCGGCGTGGACGCGCTGATCGTCTCCGACATCGGCGTGCTGATGATGGCCCGCCAGATCGCGCCGAATCTTGAACTCCACGTCTCCACCCAGGCCGGTGTGACGAACTACCAGGCCGCCAACGCCCTGTACGAGCTGGGCGCGCGCCGCGTGGTGCTCGCCCGCGAGATGGACCTGCAGGCCGTGCGCGACATCCGCGCGCGCATCCCCGACGACATGGATGTGGAATGCTTCGTGCATGGCGCGATGTGCATGGCCTTTTCCGGCCGGTGCCTGTTCTCCAACTATCTGACCGGCCGCGACGGCAACCACGGCGAATGCGCGCAGCCATGCCGTTGGAAGTATTCGATCGTCGAGGAGAAGCGCCCCGGCCAGTACTATCCGATCGAACAGACCGAGGAGGGCGCGTACCTGTTCAATTCGCAGGATATGAACATGCTCGCGCATATCGACGCGCTGATCGATTCGGGCGCGACCAGTCTGAAGATCGAAGGCCGCTCCAAAAGCGCGTATTACATCGCCGCGATGACCAACGCCTACAAAACCGCCGTCAACGAGTATATGCGCCAGCGGGGTTTCGAGGACGCGGACGGCGCTGTGCTCAAGCCCTTCCACGACCGTGTGATCCGCCCCGACGCGCCGATGCCCGATTGGCTGGTCGACGAGGGCGTGGATGAGCGCGGGTTCGCCGCGATGCTCGCCGAGCCGGACGCGATTATGGCCCAGTCGGACGCCGCGTTCGCCGGGGTGCCCGATGCCGCCGCCCGATGCGATGGCGATGGTGCCGGCTCCTGCTCCTGTTCCGTCGACTCCGCCGGTTCGGCTTCCTCTGCTGATTCCGTCGGCACTGCTGATTCCGCCAGGACGGCCGACTCCGCCGGATCCGTTGATTCCGCTGGAACCGCCGATTCCGTCGGTCCCGTCGGCACCATCGGCATCGCCGGGCCCGCCGACTCCGCCGCGCGCAGCACCCGCCGCAAGGCCAACGCCGCGTCGGCCGACGCGCGTGAGATCGCGGGATTGTCCGAGGCGTCCGACGGCTGGCGGCACGCTCTGGCCGCGCCCGCCCCGCCCGTGGTTCTGCCCGACTGGCTGCTCGAAGAGCCGGACAAGGTGGCCCACCGCGATTATTCGACCGGCTTCTACTACCCCGACCAGAAGGTCACCCAGAACACCGACCGTTCCGCATACTTCCGCGCATGGCTGGTCGTCGGCGAAGTGCTGTCGTGGAGCGCGAGCGAAGGCGGGCGTGTGACCATCATGAGCCGCAACAAAATCGAACCCGGCCAACTGGTTGAATTCGTGCTGCCCGGCGCGCCGCCGCTGGCCTACACCGTGCCCGAAAGCGGACTGCGCGACGAGAACGGCGATCCCGTGCCGGCCGTCAACAATCCGGCCCACGTGTTCTCGCTGCCCTGCCCGCACGAGGTGCCGGTGAACGCGGCCATCCGTTCGCGCACCAAAAAGCCCACGCTCAAAGCCGCCTGA
- a CDS encoding ATP-dependent DNA helicase RecG: MSITLDTALSSLLTNKRRVSALKSLGVTTVGDALTYYPFRVTEPVPQRAIREGAPGQPMACAVMVRSLRVVPMNTRRGYRLEALVDDSDFARTRNAAGSVARLTFFSYRKSYVDWLGMRLRAGETLVIAGAPTEYMGQAQFTHPEILTVMPQPNRDAFGAASGDGLPTSTAGDAFSAPLPSASPSALQYDAATVAEAMPRLTRPRPVYHASSRISSEHIHETILGLLRMLAESGDATNAAVAGPDAVGAAGSRGGAESAEPVEATGSVGPGGVDGAADPSETRPGISLDRLADAIPDILPDAIRVERGLLRRAEAFLAIHNPDSTKAFRAGIDTLRYEEAFVAQTSLLQARAHARKSAAHPCPLTPGGAFAPQSAQPPSKALVAEGDADDHADDVSSSQPHVARNATDAEVPLRDRFIASLPFTLTGGQRQVIDDIAEDMTRDWPMQRLLQGEVGSGKTVVALAAMLQAVGAGYQAVMVAPTQVLAEQHADSIARMVDGLGVPVTLLTGGMKLAARRKALAQTASGEPCIVVATHAAFSKTFQAPNLALVVIDEQHRFGVEQRESLNAKADLAPHLLVMTATPIPRTAAMTWFGDLDISWLTELPGGRKPIRTVVVNEDDANTMGRMFAHIRTRLDAGERAYVVCARIDDNGEDDDPGAVGSDSTTGGTRARAHAAADDARAQRQAFAEIDPYDVPDAQAEDAPVRPPLHTVAEIADRLSKLPQFQGISFATLTGRDKDETKTQVMSQFADGTTPVLVATTVIEVGVDVKQASCIVIFDADRYGLSQLHQLRGRVGRGGTPSWAFLISRAEAASPAEQRLEVIHGTLDGAEIAQADLEFRGAGDVLGDAQSGGKSGLKLLRVVKDVDLITDARARAERLLAEDPELAGEVQLAGAVLDFTRGNETFLTSS; the protein is encoded by the coding sequence ATGAGCATCACCTTGGACACCGCACTCTCGTCGTTGCTGACGAACAAGCGTCGCGTGTCCGCGCTCAAATCGTTGGGTGTGACCACCGTGGGCGACGCGCTGACCTACTACCCGTTCCGCGTCACCGAACCCGTGCCCCAACGCGCCATCCGCGAAGGAGCTCCCGGTCAGCCGATGGCCTGCGCCGTTATGGTGCGGTCGTTGCGCGTGGTGCCGATGAACACCCGCCGTGGCTACCGTCTGGAGGCGTTGGTCGACGATTCCGACTTCGCGCGTACGCGCAACGCCGCAGGCTCGGTGGCTCGGCTCACCTTTTTCTCCTATAGGAAATCCTATGTGGATTGGCTGGGCATGCGGCTGCGCGCGGGGGAGACGCTGGTGATCGCCGGCGCACCAACCGAATATATGGGACAAGCCCAATTCACCCATCCCGAAATCCTCACCGTCATGCCCCAGCCGAACCGTGATGCCTTTGGCGCCGCCTCCGGCGATGGGCTTCCGACGTCGACCGCCGGCGACGCGTTCTCCGCGCCGCTTCCCTCGGCGTCACCCTCCGCCCTGCAATACGATGCGGCCACGGTCGCCGAGGCGATGCCTCGTCTGACCCGGCCGAGGCCCGTCTATCATGCCAGCTCGCGCATCTCCTCCGAGCATATCCATGAGACGATTCTGGGACTGCTGCGCATGCTGGCCGAGTCAGGCGACGCCACGAACGCCGCAGTCGCGGGCCCGGACGCCGTTGGCGCTGCGGGCTCGAGGGGAGGCGCGGAATCGGCCGAGCCCGTCGAAGCGACCGGCTCCGTCGGACCCGGTGGCGTGGACGGGGCCGCCGATCCGTCCGAGACGCGGCCGGGCATCTCCCTCGACCGTCTCGCCGACGCCATTCCCGACATCCTGCCCGACGCGATTCGCGTCGAACGCGGGCTGCTGCGTCGGGCCGAAGCCTTCCTCGCCATCCACAACCCCGACTCCACCAAAGCCTTCCGCGCCGGCATCGACACACTGCGGTACGAAGAAGCCTTCGTCGCGCAGACCTCGTTGCTGCAAGCGCGCGCCCACGCCCGCAAATCGGCCGCGCATCCCTGCCCGTTGACTCCGGGAGGCGCGTTTGCCCCGCAGAGCGCGCAGCCTCCATCGAAAGCCCTCGTCGCGGAAGGGGACGCAGACGATCATGCAGACGACGTGTCGTCATCGCAGCCGCATGTCGCGCGGAACGCCACGGATGCGGAAGTCCCATTGCGGGACCGCTTCATCGCCTCGCTGCCGTTCACGCTCACCGGCGGCCAGCGTCAGGTGATCGACGACATCGCGGAGGATATGACGCGCGACTGGCCCATGCAACGCCTCCTGCAGGGCGAGGTGGGCTCCGGCAAAACAGTGGTGGCGCTCGCCGCCATGTTGCAGGCCGTCGGTGCCGGATATCAGGCGGTGATGGTCGCGCCCACACAGGTGTTGGCCGAACAGCATGCTGACTCCATCGCACGCATGGTGGACGGGCTTGGTGTGCCGGTGACGTTGCTCACCGGCGGAATGAAACTCGCCGCGCGGCGCAAGGCTCTCGCCCAGACGGCCAGCGGCGAGCCGTGCATCGTGGTGGCCACGCACGCCGCCTTCTCCAAAACCTTCCAAGCGCCGAATCTGGCGTTGGTGGTGATCGATGAACAGCATCGATTCGGCGTGGAACAGCGCGAAAGCCTGAACGCCAAAGCCGATCTGGCACCGCATCTGCTGGTGATGACGGCCACGCCGATTCCACGCACCGCGGCGATGACCTGGTTCGGCGACCTCGACATCTCATGGCTCACCGAACTGCCCGGCGGGCGCAAGCCGATTCGCACCGTCGTGGTCAACGAGGACGACGCGAACACCATGGGCCGGATGTTCGCGCATATTCGGACGCGGCTTGATGCGGGGGAACGGGCCTATGTTGTCTGCGCGCGCATCGATGACAATGGGGAGGACGATGATCCGGGCGCGGTCGGATCGGATTCCACGACAGGCGGCACTCGTGCGCGAGCGCACGCCGCCGCCGATGACGCTCGTGCGCAACGGCAGGCGTTCGCGGAGATCGATCCCTATGACGTTCCCGATGCGCAAGCCGAAGACGCGCCCGTCCGGCCGCCGCTGCATACCGTTGCCGAAATCGCCGACCGTCTGTCGAAACTGCCGCAATTCCAAGGAATCTCCTTCGCCACGCTCACCGGGCGAGACAAAGACGAGACCAAAACCCAGGTGATGAGCCAGTTCGCGGACGGTACGACGCCGGTGCTGGTGGCCACCACCGTGATCGAGGTCGGCGTGGATGTGAAACAGGCCAGCTGCATCGTGATCTTCGACGCCGACCGGTACGGACTGTCCCAGCTGCACCAGCTGCGAGGCCGTGTGGGGCGTGGCGGCACACCGAGCTGGGCGTTCCTGATCTCGCGCGCCGAAGCCGCCTCTCCCGCCGAACAGCGGCTCGAAGTCATTCACGGAACTTTGGATGGTGCCGAAATCGCGCAGGCCGACCTGGAATTCCGCGGGGCCGGCGACGTGCTGGGAGACGCGCAATCCGGCGGCAAATCAGGATTGAAGCTGCTGCGTGTGGTCAAGGACGTGGATCTGATCACCGACGCGCGCGCCCGTGCCGAGCGGCTGCTCGCCGAGGATCCGGAACTGGCCGGCGAAGTGCAGCTGGCCGGCGCGGTGCTTGATTTCACCCGCGGCAACGAGACCTTCCTGACCAGTTCGTGA
- a CDS encoding MFS transporter, with translation MSHTLTTKEQLVSSDNAARAMADAADATETTNAAVAAGTSGGFSRPETITPRLVGSIIATGLLTFIGILTETVMNVLFPELMAEFHVGTSTVQWLTTGYLLMVALTVPLSSYLKRKCTLRSQFVAASVLCIAGAAVALLAVNFPMLLAARLLQGIGTGVAMPLMINIIVEQSPRSRVGVLMGVGNVLIGTAPALGPTFGGFVSTFLSWRYVFVIVLPLLALSLVVGLVSIRQSAPLEDAHLNPLHMLCIVVGFVSLIIALDRGGAAVTALASGADGAGGADGSGAAGSLALAIVLVVVGAAALVAFALMSRRSFSPMIRLGVLRSVSFRWHLLAYMLFQGTTISFGYLLPNLAQLGFGSTVMAAGLVILPGALIGALLAPVGGAMLDRFGPARPICVATAVALLGVALMATLVDGSSSLPQLAVFYVVYMLGFPMAFSNIMTSGLSDLPDELTADGNALFSTFQQLAGAAGTTTMSVILAIAQSGANVGEIGSAGYRAATVEGAHHAFLVLLAVVVIVACSLVRAFLYRRGHRLVRH, from the coding sequence ATGTCACATACTCTCACCACGAAAGAGCAACTCGTATCTTCCGATAACGCCGCGCGCGCCATGGCCGACGCGGCCGACGCGACTGAAACAACCAACGCGGCCGTGGCCGCCGGAACGTCCGGCGGATTCTCCCGACCCGAAACGATCACACCGAGACTGGTCGGCTCCATCATCGCCACAGGACTGCTCACCTTCATCGGCATCCTCACCGAAACGGTGATGAACGTGCTGTTCCCCGAACTCATGGCGGAATTCCACGTCGGCACCAGCACCGTGCAATGGCTCACCACCGGCTATCTGCTGATGGTGGCGCTCACCGTGCCGCTGTCCTCGTATCTCAAACGCAAATGCACGCTTCGCTCGCAGTTCGTCGCCGCGTCCGTGCTGTGCATCGCCGGCGCGGCGGTGGCCCTGCTCGCCGTGAACTTCCCGATGCTGCTCGCCGCGCGCCTGCTGCAAGGCATCGGCACCGGCGTGGCCATGCCGCTGATGATCAACATCATCGTCGAACAGTCCCCGAGATCGCGCGTCGGCGTGCTGATGGGCGTGGGTAATGTTCTGATCGGCACCGCGCCGGCTCTGGGACCCACATTCGGCGGATTCGTGAGCACGTTCCTGTCATGGCGCTATGTGTTCGTCATCGTGCTGCCTCTGCTGGCGCTTTCGCTGGTCGTCGGATTGGTCAGCATCCGCCAGTCCGCGCCGTTGGAGGACGCGCATCTCAATCCGCTGCATATGCTGTGCATCGTGGTCGGTTTCGTTTCGCTGATCATCGCGCTCGACCGGGGAGGGGCGGCCGTCACGGCGCTCGCGTCCGGTGCTGATGGGGCCGGTGGCGCGGATGGTTCGGGCGCGGCCGGTTCGCTGGCGCTCGCCATCGTGCTGGTGGTTGTGGGTGCGGCGGCGCTGGTGGCGTTCGCGCTGATGTCGCGCCGTTCGTTCTCGCCTATGATCCGGCTTGGAGTGCTGCGCAGCGTCTCGTTCCGCTGGCATCTGCTCGCCTATATGCTGTTCCAAGGCACCACCATCAGCTTCGGCTATCTGCTGCCGAATCTGGCGCAGCTCGGCTTCGGTTCCACGGTGATGGCCGCGGGTCTGGTGATTCTGCCCGGCGCGTTGATCGGCGCGCTTCTCGCTCCGGTCGGCGGTGCCATGCTCGACCGCTTCGGGCCCGCACGGCCGATCTGCGTTGCGACCGCGGTGGCGTTGCTCGGCGTGGCGTTGATGGCCACGCTGGTCGACGGATCGTCCAGCCTGCCGCAGCTCGCCGTGTTCTACGTGGTGTATATGTTGGGCTTCCCGATGGCGTTCTCCAACATCATGACCAGTGGTCTGAGCGATTTGCCCGACGAGCTCACCGCCGACGGCAACGCGCTGTTCAGCACGTTCCAGCAGCTCGCCGGCGCCGCCGGAACCACCACGATGTCGGTGATCCTGGCCATCGCGCAGTCGGGGGCGAATGTCGGCGAGATCGGTTCGGCCGGCTATCGCGCCGCGACGGTCGAGGGCGCGCACCACGCGTTCCTCGTATTGCTCGCCGTGGTCGTGATCGTCGCCTGTTCGCTGGTGCGCGCCTTCCTTTATCGCCGCGGCCATCGGCTCGTACGGCATTAG
- the rsmD gene encoding 16S rRNA (guanine(966)-N(2))-methyltransferase RsmD — protein sequence MRVISGRFKGVALATPKPGTRPTTDRTKEAIFSRLDAWGVLDDARVLDLFAGTGALGIEALSRGARELVAVEAAAPAAALIAKTLGELKRNRSWDAGMAAKVVKAKAERYAAVPTAAPFDVIMIDPPYAFATEDCDRLLADLATNGFAADGALIMLERSTRSDEPTAPEGWEVTERRDYGETAVFYIERVG from the coding sequence ATGCGTGTGATTTCAGGACGATTCAAGGGTGTGGCGCTGGCCACTCCGAAGCCGGGCACCAGGCCGACCACCGACCGAACCAAAGAGGCGATATTCTCCCGTCTCGACGCGTGGGGCGTGCTCGATGATGCCCGTGTGCTCGACCTGTTCGCCGGAACCGGCGCGCTGGGCATCGAAGCGCTCAGCCGTGGAGCGCGGGAATTGGTGGCGGTCGAGGCCGCCGCGCCCGCGGCCGCGCTGATCGCCAAAACCTTGGGCGAATTGAAACGCAACCGTTCATGGGATGCCGGCATGGCCGCCAAAGTGGTCAAGGCCAAGGCGGAGCGATATGCCGCCGTTCCAACCGCCGCGCCGTTCGATGTGATTATGATCGACCCGCCGTACGCCTTCGCCACCGAAGACTGCGACCGCTTACTGGCCGATCTGGCGACGAATGGCTTCGCCGCCGATGGCGCGCTGATCATGCTTGAGCGCTCCACCCGTTCCGATGAGCCTACGGCCCCTGAAGGCTGGGAGGTCACCGAACGTCGTGATTATGGCGAAACCGCCGTGTTCTATATCGAGCGGGTTGGTTGA
- a CDS encoding PfkB family carbohydrate kinase has product MLGLDIPENTWLGSLLTKRRKKAADTAQETQTTNGATTDATGAANSGGGAGASADRMARHDARVVGTAETENATAKADAASAADNAHVPSVISLGQVWVDIMMDVDTLPTSGGFTVAGDTTPTVGGSYRVLQAVGAMGVPAAHAGIIGSGVWATTVRRAFEEAGIRHIGPDRLDADSGFRLVFHDGTDRKTFVARYGAEAQGNEATFAALDPAAGDVVHISGNTLLDHTAAGIDEFVHRAGTDPKQRRYQLVINPTKTLSLVNDHLLEDLVLARPIWSCNRQEAQTLADRLGVFVDDSATLTVGGGFDKSMEALCEALGETLRAPLVVRAGSRGAWVREPGGATRHIEGFPTKAVHTRSAGGCHTGTMCAMLSRGWGLEDATRIANAAAALAIQRSVNGVPVAPGYDEALALADGNENENGNGNGSAAGRTTGVPAE; this is encoded by the coding sequence ATGCTTGGATTGGATATCCCGGAAAACACCTGGCTCGGCAGCCTGCTGACGAAACGCCGCAAGAAGGCCGCCGACACCGCGCAGGAGACGCAGACGACGAATGGCGCGACAACGGACGCAACCGGCGCCGCAAACTCCGGAGGCGGCGCGGGAGCGTCGGCCGACCGCATGGCGCGCCATGACGCCCGGGTGGTAGGCACGGCGGAAACGGAGAACGCCACGGCCAAGGCAGACGCCGCATCCGCCGCCGACAACGCCCACGTTCCTTCCGTGATCTCACTCGGACAGGTCTGGGTCGACATCATGATGGACGTCGACACATTGCCGACCTCCGGTGGGTTCACCGTCGCCGGCGACACCACGCCCACGGTCGGCGGCAGCTATCGCGTGCTACAGGCGGTCGGCGCGATGGGCGTCCCCGCCGCACACGCCGGCATCATCGGCAGCGGAGTCTGGGCCACGACCGTACGGCGCGCCTTCGAGGAGGCCGGCATCCGCCATATCGGCCCGGACCGACTCGACGCCGATTCGGGTTTCCGTCTCGTGTTCCATGACGGCACGGACCGCAAAACCTTCGTCGCCCGCTACGGCGCGGAGGCTCAGGGCAACGAGGCGACCTTCGCCGCGCTCGACCCGGCCGCGGGCGATGTGGTGCACATCAGCGGCAATACGCTGCTCGACCACACCGCCGCCGGCATCGACGAATTCGTCCATCGCGCCGGCACCGACCCGAAGCAACGCCGATACCAGTTGGTGATCAACCCGACCAAAACACTGAGTCTGGTCAACGACCATCTGCTGGAGGACCTCGTGCTCGCCCGCCCCATCTGGTCATGCAACCGTCAGGAGGCGCAGACTTTGGCCGACCGGCTCGGCGTGTTCGTGGACGATTCCGCCACGTTGACCGTCGGCGGCGGATTCGACAAGTCGATGGAGGCGCTGTGCGAGGCGCTTGGTGAGACGCTGCGCGCACCGCTGGTGGTCCGGGCCGGATCACGTGGCGCGTGGGTGCGCGAGCCGGGCGGCGCGACCCGCCACATCGAGGGGTTCCCCACCAAGGCCGTGCACACACGTTCCGCGGGCGGATGCCACACCGGAACGATGTGCGCCATGCTGTCCAGAGGATGGGGACTTGAGGATGCGACCCGCATCGCGAACGCGGCGGCGGCGCTCGCCATCCAGCGCAGCGTCAACGGCGTGCCCGTGGCCCCAGGCTATGATGAGGCGCTCGCGTTGGCCGACGGGAATGAAAACGAGAACGGAAACGGAAACGGGAGCGCCGCTGGGCGGACGACGGGTGTGCCCGCCGAATAG
- the rpmB gene encoding 50S ribosomal protein L28, whose product MAARCAVCGKGPQTGFTVSHSHRRTKRTFRPNLQPVRTTIDGENTRVRVCGKCLKAGKVQRVVA is encoded by the coding sequence ATGGCAGCTCGTTGCGCAGTGTGCGGCAAGGGACCGCAGACCGGTTTCACCGTTTCCCATTCGCACCGTCGTACCAAGCGTACCTTCCGCCCGAACCTGCAGCCTGTGCGCACCACGATCGACGGCGAGAACACCCGCGTTCGCGTGTGCGGCAAGTGCCTCAAGGCCGGCAAGGTTCAGCGCGTGGTCGCCTGA
- a CDS encoding MFS transporter: MDDAPTAGMGLTARERKWIAYDVGNSAFVLLSTAVVPIYANSLLEAAGQNDIVSTWGYAQTVASLVIAVLMPLLGSIADVQGMKVRFFCGFFGTGVVTCCAMALPLSWLPFLVFYVLATIGLNGSLTFYDSMLIDTTTNERMDRVSSHGYGWGYVGSTVPFLVCIALIFGGPALLGLDTAFCTRISFLITAVWWAVFTIPLLTSYRQKHYRATRDQLGAAVRGTFHELGSTFGKIVKNKPLWMFMLAFFFYIDAVNTVITMSTSYGTQLGLDSTQLVIALLVTQFVAFPCAILYGRLAGRFGAKPMIVIAVVAYMCIVFFAAFFLRSEVQFWILAILVGMFQGGIQALSRSYYGKLVPKTHANEYYGFYDIFGKTASIIGTFLVATTTTITGDASIGVLSIAILLALALVFLLLQKDPTRR, translated from the coding sequence ATGGACGACGCACCGACCGCAGGCATGGGACTGACCGCCCGCGAAAGAAAATGGATCGCCTACGACGTGGGCAATTCCGCGTTCGTGCTGCTGTCCACCGCGGTGGTGCCGATCTACGCGAACTCGCTGCTTGAGGCCGCCGGTCAGAACGACATCGTGTCCACCTGGGGGTACGCGCAGACGGTCGCCTCGCTGGTGATCGCGGTGCTGATGCCGTTGCTCGGCTCGATCGCCGACGTGCAGGGCATGAAGGTGCGGTTCTTCTGCGGCTTCTTCGGCACGGGTGTGGTGACCTGCTGCGCGATGGCGCTGCCGTTGAGCTGGCTGCCGTTTCTCGTGTTCTATGTGCTGGCGACCATCGGTTTGAACGGTTCGCTCACGTTCTACGATTCCATGCTGATCGACACCACCACGAACGAGCGCATGGACCGCGTCTCCTCGCACGGCTACGGCTGGGGCTATGTCGGTTCGACGGTGCCGTTCCTCGTGTGCATCGCCTTGATTTTCGGCGGACCCGCGCTGCTCGGATTGGACACCGCATTCTGCACGCGCATATCGTTCCTCATCACGGCCGTATGGTGGGCGGTGTTCACGATTCCGCTGCTGACCAGCTATCGGCAGAAGCACTACCGCGCCACACGGGACCAGCTCGGCGCGGCGGTGCGCGGCACGTTCCATGAGTTGGGCTCCACCTTCGGCAAAATCGTGAAGAACAAGCCGTTGTGGATGTTCATGCTCGCGTTCTTCTTCTATATCGACGCGGTGAATACGGTGATCACGATGAGCACCTCCTACGGCACGCAGCTGGGACTCGACTCCACGCAACTGGTGATCGCGCTGCTCGTCACGCAGTTCGTCGCCTTCCCCTGCGCGATCCTGTATGGCCGTCTGGCCGGACGATTCGGTGCGAAACCGATGATCGTCATCGCCGTGGTGGCGTATATGTGCATCGTGTTCTTCGCCGCGTTCTTCCTGCGCTCCGAAGTGCAGTTCTGGATTCTGGCGATTCTCGTCGGCATGTTCCAGGGCGGAATCCAGGCGCTGTCGCGTTCCTATTACGGCAAGCTGGTTCCGAAAACCCATGCGAACGAGTATTACGGCTTCTACGATATCTTCGGCAAAACGGCTTCGATCATCGGCACCTTCCTGGTGGCCACCACCACGACGATCACCGGCGACGCCTCGATCGGCGTGCTCTCCATCGCCATCCTGCTGGCGTTGGCGCTCGTGTTCCTGCTGCTGCAGAAGGATCCGACGCGGCGCTGA